GCCCAGCCAAGGGCCTCAAAAAATGACCAAGGGTTTTTCAGCAGAATCAATACTGGAGAATCTGGTACTCCGGTTCGGCTGCGATTGCCTGCGCTGAGGGCTTGGGTAGATTGAAGAGGAGCTGTTGGAAGGGTGTCAGGGTGGTGTGATTGTCGGTGGCTTTCCACTTCGCTGGCTGCTTGTACTTCCGATATTCGTCCTTGAGTGCCCTACTGAAGGTATCCCATACTTGCGATACTTCAACGATGAACCATTTGGCTGCGGAGGAGCGTGTCTGGTGGAACGCCTTGATTCCAATTGAAAGCCCGTAGCGCGATGCTTGAGCTTTGAAGAAGGTCGCAAAAGCAGCCTGGTCTGTCGGGGCGATTTCTTCAAAGTGGCGGATGGCAACTTCTGCCGCTTGAATGAAGGAACCTTGGCGCCCGAGTGCCTTGAAGAATTGTGAGGCGCAGGGCATGAGCGGCCGGTCTGTGAATGCACTTAAACCTGGCATAACTGAAAGGGATTTGCTTTTGGGCACATTTGATGCCTTCACTTGTTGTGCTGTGGCAAAAATGGAAACCGCAGCAAAATCAGCAGTCCGCCGCAAAGTAGTAAAGCGTATGTGGAAGGCTCTGGGACAGCAGAAGGTTCGAAGGCAACAGCCGTAGGAAACCCCGCGTGCGAAATGAATGCCCCCAGATCGGCCCCGTTGGCTCCAAATTTCCAGACACTATGGTTATTGGCAACAGCCGCATAAACATTTCCGGCACTGTCAATCGCCAAGCCATAAGGTGAATTACCAACTCCAGTCAGAGTGGCAAACACCCCAAGATATGCTCCTGTCGAATCATACTTGTAGATACTATTATCACCGGCGGTTACATAGAGATTGCTGTTGGCATCAAAAGCCAGAGTGTATGGGGAAGTAACCCCAGTCCCAAAGATCGTATGCGTCCCATCGGAGGTGTACTTTTCAATCCTGTTCTGCATCAAATTGGCTGCATAGAGATTGCCGGCACTATCGCAAGCCATACCTTGGCAAAGAGGAAAGCCGTTGGCAAACAGCCCGAGATTGATGCCAGCAGAATTATATTTATAGATCTCGTTGCCGAGCGACACATAAAGGTTATCACTGCGGTCGGTAGCTACAGCAAAAAGAAGGGTCGAGCCGAAGTCAGCGAAAAGCGTATGGGAACCATCCGGGGCGAATTTGGTTATCGTGTTATCATACGCATTTGCCACGTAGAGGCTTCTGCCACTGTCAAAAGCCATAGACCACGGCTGATTCAACCCTGTATTGGCAAAAACGGTGGAGGTGCCATTGGCGGCGACTTTTAATATGGTGCTATCCATATCGTTGGCGACATACAGAACGTCCGCCGAAACTTTGGTGGTTCCAGCCCAAAACAGGAAAACAAGCGCATAAGCCGCAAATTTATTCTTCCAAGGATTGGGAAAAACAGTACTCCCAAAGTAAATAACATTTAGTGCATGCGGCATGGGATAAGGCTAGCAAAGTAAGCCGGCCAGTCAACGGTAAAAATCTTCGTTTTGGACAGCAGGGCGAGCTGACAAATTGTCAACACGATGATTCTTGTATTGCGCGCGCATCTGGTGCCTAGGCAGTTGTTTGAGCCCGCAACGTTACTGATAGGAATTTTCTTTTTGGCACATTGGATGCTTTCACTTGTCGCGTTGCAGTAAAGGTTGCTGTGAATTGACCACTGCGACGTAATGGCAGGAGAAGGGCTAGGAGACCTGAGATGGGGTTATACCGCATCTTGGATGTTCTGCGCCGCAATTTCCCAGGAGCTGTAGGGTGGTAATGGGTTGGTGCTGGCAGGCGCGACATAATGAAGTGGCCCGGTGACCTGAACTCGCGCGGTCGCAATCACGCCATCAGGATGGTCCCCATTATAGGCTCGCAACGCCACCAAGTAATATCCTTGCGCATTCCAAGTGTGGCTTGCATACGGACGGTTGCTCAAACTTGTCCCGTCTCCAAAGTCCCACACACTGACAGTTGCCGGTCCGTTGATAGACGCAGTCAAGGTCATGCTTGCTCCCAAGGATACGTTGGTCGCAGGACTGCTCATGGTGGCGGACAAAACTCCTGTGGTGCCTGCATCCTGGAATTCGTCGCACCCTATGGCAGGCGGATTGAGCCATGCTTCTCCGTCAATATCCGTTCCCGTGATATAGGTCGCGCCACCAGCTCCCCGGCAGGGAGAACCGGCACTGAGACGGGAAGGGCTGGCCAGTTGCGGTTCCGAAACAATATTGCTCGTGCCACTGCCAGGGAGCGGTGTGGTGCAGCAGTAGTTCAATGTGCCATTTAAGTAGTTGGTCCCGCTTTTAGACGTGTTGTAATAGAGGATGCTGTTATTCAGCGTAGCATTGTAAGCGCCACCGCCAGACAGGGAGGCTGAATTACCTGTGAGTGTGCAGTTGGTCAGTTTGCCTTGATACGTCCCGCCACCATATTGGGAAGCCGTGTTTCCCGTGAGCGCGCTATTGTATAGCAAGCCAATATAATTGCCGCCGCCGGATGGAGCGGAATTACCTGTAATTGTGCAATTGTACTGTGTGCTGGAGTAGGCCCCGCCGCCATATTGAGAGGCCGTGTTCAGTGATAATGTGCAATTGGTGAGGATGGCTGAGTAGGCTCCTCCCCCACTGATGGCCGAGTTGCTCGCTAGCACGCAGGCTGTCAGTTTGCCTTGATACGCACCTCCGCCATACGCGGCCGTGTTGCCGGCGAGTGTGCAACGATGCAGTGTCCCGGAGAAAGCTCCGCCCCCTTTGTTGTCAGCCGCGTTGCCTGTCAGGATGCAATTTGTGAGCACCGCGTTCGTGGACGCACACCAGGCGCCACCGCCATTATCCGAAACAAGCGTTGCCCCATTGGTAAGTGTGAATCCGCTCAGTACCGTTCCGTTGGTCAGGTACACACATCGGATCGCACCATTTCCATTGGTTGATCCTGGCATTCGGTACCCTTGGATCACCGTTACATCCGGTCCATTGACACTCCGCAACTTGACCGCTTTGTCAATCACCACCCGGTTGGTCGTCAGCCCCGAGACCGCTCGACCTCCAGTTGCATAGACGCCGTTGGTGACCAGAACCGTATCACCTGCCTGCGCTGCATCCACCGCAGTTTGGATGGTTTGTGCCGCAGTCGTCCAATCGGCGTAGGGTGGAGTGGGATTGGGACTGTCGGGCCACACAAGCAAGGTTGCTGCCGGCAAGGGCGCTGATATGAACAACCCCCAAAGGTAGATTAGCATGACCGTTTGACTAAGAGTCAAAGGCAAGCGCTTTTTCCACAGCGCATCTTGTGTCATCTGATGCGGCGTGGTTACAGAGCACTGCTTTTTGACGAGCCTCATGCAGGGAATCGTAATTCTCTGTTAATTACAAGCAAGCACTGATTTTATATTTGTAGCAAAACCAGGCTTGCCATTGCACGCCATTCGGATGATATTACAAGCATACGAGCAGTAATTTTGCCGAAATAGTTAGAGCATGAGTACGCTGGAAACAACCGTTGAAGAATTGAAGCAACTCCGCCCAGCCCAACTGGCGGCGGCGGTGGCTGGATTGTCGCAAGCGGAATTTCTTCGCGAACTTGGCCAGCGGAGAATCCCCCTCCATTACGGCGACTGATAGGAATTTGCTTTTGGGCACATTTGATACTTTCACTTGTCGCGTTGCGGTAAATATTTTTTCATACTCGCCAGGGCAGGACAGCGCCCTCGCGTGTCAAACAATGCGGTGGAGATAGGGGTGATCGTATTCATTTACTTGTTGCTGGGTTGAATCGCCATTGGGATCGTGATGCGGGGGGTAATGTCGCGATGAAAAGAGGCGCCATCCTTGCCGAGGGAGATCTGTTCCGTTGAAGTACCGTGAGTCACTTTGAGACTGACCCTCTCCTTGCTCGATGAAACGAGAGTTGCTGTGAGCGGTGCGCCGTCCGGTTTGCGGGGATGCAGCACGGTCAGGAAATCCTCGTTTGGCTGTGCGGGGATGCTAAAATACTTGAGGGTTTTGAACGGATAGGGGGCTTCCTGCTTGTCCTTGATGCCGAAGATTCCCTCTTGTTCGTTCGGAACTAGAGGTCCGGAAGGGGCGAGAACATGGATGTCGAGATCGGCGTTGTAGTCGGTGTGCGAGTTGATGAGGTGTTCTCCCCAGATGAACTTCGATGCGGTGGTGTGGAGATACCAATCCGAAATCATGGGGGAGGAGATTTCATCCCACACCACAAGGTAGTCGGGGTTCTTCACCAGCAGAAGATGCCTGCGCCAGTGGAACGAATCAGCGGGCTTCACATATCTGCCTTCGGGCTTGGAGCAGTCCGCCACGGCGTAATCGACTTGCGGACTGGTGAAGAAGGCATCAATTTTGCCGTTACAATCCCCACGTTCGCGCGACTTTCTGCCAAAGACGACATCGTTGTTGGAGATCTGAGAGCGGTTCCACTCCATGGCGGGATCAGTGCCATAAGGCCCCGATTGCGATCCGAGGGCCAGCGGAATGCCTTGACTGAAAAAGTCGATGGAAGCGAGATCGCTTCGTTTATGTGTGACACCCTGCGAGCCGCCCCGCATGAAAACCATGGTCTCGTCCGGCGTGTCGAAGCCAGACCGGAGCAGGACGAGGCCGAGTTTTTTACTCAGTTCGCTGCCTAGGATTTGGGGGGCATCCGGCAGACTTGGGTCGGCCAGCATGGGGAACGAAAGCAAATCACTCCCCGGTTGGCTTCCTGCGCGACGCCACATCCACATCAGCCTTTTGGCAAAGGCGGGATCAGTCATCGTGTAGTGGGGGGCATAAAGGATCGGGGTGCTGAAGTATTCACTGTTATAATTGCTATCACCCCAGACGGGCGCGGTCGGTTCTCCCTTGAGATTGTGCTTCATGGTCCCTGGGAACCGAACCAGCGGCGAGGAGAAGCGCACATACCAGTCGAGCAGGGGCTTCACATTGGGATTCTGATAGAAATCAACTCCAGTGCGCCGCTGCATGACCGGGAAAAGGCCGCTGAAAATCCGTAGAGTGCAGTCATGATAACGCGGCACCTCGTTCCAGGTGCCATCCCAGTTGCCGTGATCCAACGCATACTCGGTTTGCTCGGCGGCATATTTCACCCAAGCTTTGGCGAGAGGTTCGTCGGGAAAATTCAGCCCCACGAGTGCTGCTCCGATATACTGGTCAGGCCAGCGGTTGCAGGTAGAGAAGCCGGTGGGGAATTCCAGCCCGTTGGTCGAGGGAGTCTTCGGTGAGGGAAACTTGGCCGGATCATCCCCGATGATAAACTTGGCTGCCCGAACGGTATCTTCCCTGAATTCTTT
This window of the Verrucomicrobiota bacterium genome carries:
- a CDS encoding NHL repeat-containing protein — encoded protein: MPHALNVIYFGSTVFPNPWKNKFAAYALVFLFWAGTTKVSADVLYVANDMDSTILKVAANGTSTVFANTGLNQPWSMAFDSGRSLYVANAYDNTITKFAPDGSHTLFADFGSTLLFAVATDRSDNLYVSLGNEIYKYNSAGINLGLFANGFPLCQGMACDSAGNLYAANLMQNRIEKYTSDGTHTIFGTGVTSPYTLAFDANSNLYVTAGDNSIYKYDSTGAYLGVFATLTGVGNSPYGLAIDSAGNVYAAVANNHSVWKFGANGADLGAFISHAGFPTAVAFEPSAVPEPSTYALLLCGGLLILLRFPFLPQHNK
- a CDS encoding PKD domain-containing protein, with amino-acid sequence MLIYLWGLFISAPLPAATLLVWPDSPNPTPPYADWTTAAQTIQTAVDAAQAGDTVLVTNGVYATGGRAVSGLTTNRVVIDKAVKLRSVNGPDVTVIQGYRMPGSTNGNGAIRCVYLTNGTVLSGFTLTNGATLVSDNGGGAWCASTNAVLTNCILTGNAADNKGGGAFSGTLHRCTLAGNTAAYGGGAYQGKLTACVLASNSAISGGGAYSAILTNCTLSLNTASQYGGGAYSSTQYNCTITGNSAPSGGGNYIGLLYNSALTGNTASQYGGGTYQGKLTNCTLTGNSASLSGGGAYNATLNNSILYYNTSKSGTNYLNGTLNYCCTTPLPGSGTSNIVSEPQLASPSRLSAGSPCRGAGGATYITGTDIDGEAWLNPPAIGCDEFQDAGTTGVLSATMSSPATNVSLGASMTLTASINGPATVSVWDFGDGTSLSNRPYASHTWNAQGYYLVALRAYNGDHPDGVIATARVQVTGPLHYVAPASTNPLPPYSSWEIAAQNIQDAV